Proteins encoded together in one Deinococcus detaillensis window:
- a CDS encoding cation-translocating P-type ATPase codes for MIERPDQKAASADAPTTALVHGLTDEAVGQSRAAHGPNVFSSGRSPGLLATMREVVTEPMFVLLLLASAVYLGLGELKEAVTLGVTLLLVSGISVYQSLRSDQALGALRDLTQPKAQVWRSGLLVSLPTEQIVVGDAVLIEEGSRLPADGTVHEPRDFTADESVLTGESVAVHKSGGDGVFAGTNAATGRAWMSVTAVGAQTELGRIGRSLESLQTEKTPLQRQINTFVLRMAYIGVVAFLLVWGINYARSGDWVTALLFGLTLAMSVLPEEIPVAFSSFMALGAARLSRMGVLTKQPQTVESLGSATVICADKTGTLTQQGMALRQVYAHQTGTTLPFPGPLSETALKVLTYARWASETEPFDAMEKAIVAAFTTADPASAAQAAPMIHEYPLAGTPPMMTHIREVGGQQIVAAKGAVEHVLAVCYQDAQAADQIRSVAHQLAAQGYRVLGVAQATPTSAEFPAQQDDFAWVFLGLVALENPPKANAGAVIRALVEAGIKVKMITGDSPETAQAIARQVGLPSADQVVTGQQVMALDQIALIPLASQMTIFARMFPEAKLRVVQALKAGGEVVAMTGDGVNDGPALKAADIGVAMGQRGSEVARQAASLVLVNDDLGSMVDAVAQGRRIYQNLQKAVAYIVSIHIPIILTVALPLLLGWRLENLLSPIHIIVLELVMGPTCSIAFENEPAEAGQMQRPPRRPTESFLAGRALGRSVLQGLGITAAVLGVYWAAMTQGEAVPLVRTLVFTTLILSNIFLVLVNRSFTLPVFKTLLVPNRVLWLLLGLTLAMLLTTLLFGPARQLFGFAPMPLAWLGWCALAALIGVGWIEILKAARSLWQRAPGFGGPDRKGSSDL; via the coding sequence GTGATAGAGCGTCCGGATCAGAAGGCGGCGTCTGCGGATGCCCCCACGACCGCCCTCGTCCATGGCCTGACTGATGAGGCGGTTGGACAGTCACGCGCCGCGCATGGGCCGAATGTCTTCAGCAGTGGGCGCTCGCCTGGCCTGCTGGCGACCATGCGGGAGGTCGTGACTGAACCGATGTTTGTGCTGTTGCTGCTGGCCAGCGCGGTTTACCTCGGGCTGGGCGAGCTTAAGGAAGCGGTGACGCTTGGGGTGACCCTGCTGCTCGTTTCAGGCATCTCGGTGTACCAGTCGCTCCGGAGTGATCAAGCGCTGGGAGCACTGCGTGACCTGACTCAGCCGAAAGCGCAAGTCTGGCGCAGCGGCCTGCTGGTCAGCCTTCCCACGGAGCAAATCGTGGTGGGTGACGCCGTGCTGATTGAGGAAGGCAGCCGCCTGCCCGCCGACGGCACCGTGCATGAACCCAGGGACTTCACGGCAGACGAATCGGTGCTGACCGGCGAATCGGTGGCAGTCCACAAATCAGGGGGCGACGGGGTGTTTGCAGGGACCAACGCGGCGACGGGCCGCGCCTGGATGAGCGTGACGGCGGTGGGTGCCCAGACCGAACTGGGCCGGATCGGGCGTAGTCTGGAGAGCCTTCAGACCGAAAAAACCCCGCTTCAGCGTCAGATCAACACTTTCGTTCTCCGTATGGCTTACATCGGCGTGGTGGCCTTTTTGCTGGTTTGGGGCATCAATTATGCCCGCTCTGGCGACTGGGTGACGGCGCTGCTGTTTGGGCTGACGCTGGCGATGTCGGTGCTGCCCGAGGAAATTCCAGTCGCCTTCAGCTCCTTTATGGCGCTGGGCGCGGCCCGACTGAGCCGTATGGGTGTGCTGACCAAACAGCCGCAGACTGTTGAGAGCCTGGGTTCGGCCACCGTCATCTGTGCCGACAAAACCGGCACCCTGACGCAGCAAGGAATGGCGCTGCGTCAGGTGTATGCCCACCAGACTGGGACGACGCTGCCGTTTCCCGGCCCGTTGTCAGAAACGGCGCTGAAGGTGCTGACTTACGCCCGCTGGGCCAGTGAAACCGAGCCGTTTGACGCCATGGAAAAAGCCATCGTGGCGGCCTTCACTACTGCCGATCCGGCAAGCGCCGCTCAAGCAGCTCCGATGATTCACGAGTACCCGCTGGCCGGAACGCCGCCGATGATGACGCACATCCGCGAGGTCGGGGGCCAACAGATTGTGGCCGCGAAGGGAGCCGTCGAGCATGTGCTGGCGGTCTGTTATCAGGATGCACAAGCGGCAGATCAGATTCGCAGCGTGGCGCACCAACTCGCCGCGCAGGGCTACCGGGTACTGGGCGTGGCGCAGGCTACCCCGACCTCCGCCGAATTTCCCGCCCAGCAAGACGACTTCGCCTGGGTGTTCTTGGGCCTGGTAGCGCTGGAGAACCCGCCCAAAGCCAATGCGGGCGCAGTCATTCGGGCGCTCGTGGAAGCTGGAATTAAGGTCAAGATGATCACCGGAGACTCACCGGAAACGGCCCAGGCGATCGCCCGTCAGGTGGGCCTGCCCAGCGCAGACCAGGTGGTGACTGGGCAGCAGGTGATGGCGTTGGATCAGATTGCACTGATCCCACTGGCCAGCCAGATGACCATCTTTGCCCGGATGTTCCCGGAAGCCAAGCTGCGGGTGGTGCAGGCGCTCAAGGCGGGCGGTGAAGTGGTGGCCATGACCGGCGACGGCGTGAACGACGGCCCAGCACTCAAGGCGGCAGATATCGGCGTGGCGATGGGGCAGCGCGGCAGCGAGGTCGCCCGTCAGGCCGCTTCGCTGGTGCTGGTCAATGACGATCTGGGTTCCATGGTGGACGCCGTGGCGCAGGGCCGCCGCATCTATCAGAACCTCCAGAAAGCGGTAGCTTACATCGTCTCTATCCACATCCCGATCATCCTGACGGTTGCTTTGCCGCTGCTGCTGGGCTGGCGGCTGGAAAATCTCCTGAGTCCCATCCATATCATCGTGCTGGAACTGGTGATGGGGCCAACCTGTTCCATTGCCTTTGAGAATGAACCCGCCGAGGCTGGGCAGATGCAGCGGCCACCCCGCAGACCCACCGAAAGCTTTCTGGCTGGACGTGCGCTGGGCCGCAGCGTTTTGCAGGGACTGGGGATCACGGCGGCGGTGCTGGGTGTGTACTGGGCCGCCATGACTCAGGGCGAGGCAGTCCCACTGGTTCGGACGCTGGTGTTCACCACGCTGATTCTGAGCAACATTTTTCTGGTGCTGGTCAACCGCTCGTTTACGCTGCCGGTGTTCAAGACGTTGCTAGTCCCGAATAGGGTGCTGTGGCTGCTGCTTGGCTTGACGCTGGCCATGCTGCTGACCACATTACTGTTCGGCCCGGCCCGGCAACTCTTCGGCTTCGCGCCCATGCCGCTGGCGTGGCTGGGCTGGTGCGCTCTGGCGGCCCTGATCGGCGTGGGCTGGATCGAGATTCTAAAGGCCGCTCGCAGTCTGTGGCAGAGAGCACCCGGTTTTGGCGGCCCGGACCGCAAAGGATCGTCAGACCTGTGA
- a CDS encoding universal stress protein, with protein MFDHILVPIDGSPLTAFTLPVVADLARRHNSSVTLLYVSPRPAVTYGEPTSSYDPAEDRRRMQAKGLQRLEVAHTALKYPTAELLYVDDGAPEMAQAIADVAQRQGVALVVMGSHGRSGLAHFKRGSITEGVMRRVEVPVLVVRTPKSAASMLDRADAWQTLPTPEVCA; from the coding sequence ATGTTTGATCACATTCTCGTTCCCATCGACGGCAGCCCGCTCACTGCATTCACCCTGCCGGTCGTCGCCGACCTGGCCCGCCGCCACAACAGCTCGGTCACCCTACTGTATGTCTCGCCGCGCCCCGCCGTGACGTATGGGGAGCCGACCTCCAGTTACGATCCCGCCGAAGACCGCAGGCGCATGCAGGCCAAGGGCCTACAAAGGCTTGAAGTGGCCCATACGGCGCTGAAGTATCCCACTGCCGAACTGCTGTATGTGGACGACGGCGCTCCCGAGATGGCCCAGGCGATCGCCGATGTGGCTCAGCGGCAGGGGGTCGCCCTGGTGGTGATGGGGTCGCATGGGCGCAGCGGTCTGGCCCATTTCAAGCGCGGCAGTATCACCGAGGGGGTCATGCGCCGGGTCGAGGTACCGGTGCTGGTGGTGCGGACGCCGAAGTCCGCCGCGTCCATGCTGGATAGAGCAGACGCTTGGCAAACATTGCCCACCCCGGAAGTCTGCGCATGA
- a CDS encoding PRC-barrel domain-containing protein, whose amino-acid sequence MTPTLVTPQTTIDHVALVKLGDTDLTFISTQDLRNHTVTDSAGKDIGHVSALFVDRKDHRVRFLQISAGGFLGLGDRVFLAPVEDITNLHPLKVQLGHTLDTVEAAPLYDPVLSNWHDAAFWNAYYAHYGLPTMTWPGY is encoded by the coding sequence ATGACCCCGACCCTAGTGACGCCCCAGACCACCATCGATCACGTCGCCCTAGTCAAACTCGGCGACACTGATCTCACCTTCATCTCCACCCAGGATCTGCGTAACCACACCGTCACAGACTCGGCTGGCAAAGATATCGGGCACGTCAGCGCTCTGTTCGTCGATCGTAAAGACCATAGAGTCCGCTTTTTGCAGATTAGCGCAGGGGGCTTCCTGGGGCTTGGCGACCGGGTCTTCCTGGCTCCCGTGGAGGACATCACCAATCTGCACCCGCTGAAAGTGCAACTGGGCCATACATTGGACACTGTTGAGGCGGCCCCCCTGTACGATCCGGTTCTGAGCAACTGGCACGACGCGGCGTTCTGGAATGCCTACTACGCGCATTACGGCTTGCCCACGATGACCTGGCCCGGTTACTGA